The Montipora capricornis isolate CH-2021 chromosome 3, ASM3666992v2, whole genome shotgun sequence genome window below encodes:
- the LOC138041488 gene encoding uncharacterized protein, protein MQDISSLKIPSIMELQKLKEWKKSLLSIPQLMDEALVKEFLLGVGYSQTDLRKYKTLRAWQHKQGIHSVKVCSLPKYPTMWALRGCCNPSFSTDPEETKIVYIVLEKDTSKPVYAYCSCTVGLRGDCNHAGALLFVLCDIVSQGKTTLPADPACTELPCSWSNPKGKQNLAWVKCHLPF, encoded by the exons ATGCAGGATATCTCTTCTTTGAAGATACCTTCGATTATGGAGCTCCAGAAGCTAAAAGAATGGAAGAAAAGCTTGCTATCAATCCCGCAGCTAATGGATGAGGCTCTTGTTAAGGAATTTTTGCTTGGGGTTGGTTACAGCCAAACTGATCTGAGGAAGTACAAGACCCTTCGAGCTTGGCAGCACAAACAGGGAATTCACTCAGTTAA GGTTTGTTCTTTGCCAAAATATCCTACCATGTGGGCCTTAAGGGGATGCTGCAATCCATCGTTTTCCACTGACCCAGAGGAAACAAAGATTGTGTATATAGTGCTTGAGAAAGATACCAGCAAGCCTGTTTATGCTTACTGTTCTTGCACTGTCGG ATTACGAGGTGACTGCAACCATGCTGGTGCTCTGTTATTTGTACTTTGTGACATTGTTTCTCAAGGTAAAACCACCTTGCCAGCAGATCCAGCTTGCACAGAACTACCTTGTAGCTGGTCAAATCCTAAAGGTAAACAAAACTTAGCTTGGGTAAAATGTCACCTTcctttttga